The following is a genomic window from Adhaeribacter radiodurans.
GGGGTATCTACTCCACTCGTGCTTTCGGTACATACCATTGTATCCATGGACTTTGCAACTGCGGTAATTCCAGGTTGGCATACTACCATCTTTCCGCCTTACTTTGTTGCGGGTGCTATTTTCTCAGGTTTTGCGATGGTATTAACTTTAATGATTATTACCCGCGATGTATTTTTCTTAAAGGATTATATAACCCTGGAGCACATCGAATCCATGAATAAAATTATTATTCTAACGGGTTCTATTGTAGGTATAGCTTATATCACTGAGTTCTTTATAGCTTGGTATTCAGGGGTAGAATATGAACAATATGCCTTTATAAACCGGGCAACCGGACCGTACTGGTGGGCTTATTGGTCTATGATGACCTGTAACGTAATTACACCACAACTTTTCTGGGTTCGCAAAATCAGAAGAAGCATTGTTGCCACTTTCATTATTACCATATTTGTTAATATAGGTATGTGGTTCGAGCGTTTCGTTATTATTGTTACTTCGTTGCACCGCGATTATTTGCCATCCAGCTGGGTAATGTTTTATCCTACTAAAATAGATGTGGGTATTTACGTGGGTACCTTAGGCTTATTCTTTACCTTGTTCTTGTTATTTGCTAAGTACTTCCCGGTAATAAACATGTTCGAAGTAAAAACTATTTTAAAATCATCATCTGGTGTGCCGCATACTTTAGAACCCGAAAAATCAATGCACGCTACTACACCTGTAACTCATCAAAACAGACATCATGACTAATAAGAAGTTTATCTTAGGTGTTTTTGAAGAAGAAGAAGTCCTTCTTCAAGCTATAGAAAATATTAGGGCGGCGGGTACTAAAATTTATGAAGTATTTACCCCTTTTCCAATCCATGGTATTGATGATGTATTAGGCATAAAACGTTCGCGATTACCAATTGCAGCCTTTTTATATGGTTGTGCTGGTTTAGCGTTTGCTTTATGGATGCAGATTTACATGCTTGGCTTTGACTGGCCCATGATAATTGGCGGTAAGCCCCACGTTGCCCTGCCCGCATTTATTCCGGTAAGCTTTGAGTTAACAGTTTTTTGTACAGCTCATGGTATGGTACTCACATTTTTGATTATATGTGGCTTATATCCGCGGTTAAAGGTGCCGGTATTTGATGTGCGCTCCACAGACGATAAATTTGTGATGGCCATAGAGGTAAAAGATGGTGTAACAGATGTTAACAAAGTAAATGACCTGCTTCGCTCCAACGGAGCCGTTGAAGTAAACGAGAAAGAGGTAGTATAAAAATGAAAAATAAACTAAAAGACGGTTTAAAAATATCGCTGCTAACTTTTACTGTAGTTTCAGTCGTTGCATGTAGTAAAGCTCCGAATGATCCCGGAACACAATATGCTCCTCAGATGTACGATGATCCATCTTATGAAGCTTTAAGGCAAGCAGATTATAACACAGTTAATCCGGGCCGTATGAATATGCGCGTACCAGCAAAAAATACTATTCCCCGGGGAAAGCTGGCCTACTTTAATCATATCCCAAAGAATGATAGCTTAAATCAGGCAAATGGTTTAAAAAATCCACTTGTGGCCAACGAACAAGTTTTAGAAGAAGGGCAGGTTTTGTATGAACGTTTTTGCCAACATTGCCATGGGGCCGAAGGGGAAGGAAACGGAAAAGTAGGTGCTGTGTTTAAAGGGGTTGCCAATCTGAAATCAGATGCTTTAAAAGTGGCAAGTATGGGGCATATTTATCACGTAATTACCAATGGTAAAGGACGTATGATGCCTCATGGCTCCCAACTAACACCCGATGAACGTTGGAAGATTACTCTATACGTAAAGAATACTTTACAAGGTGCCGGGGAGCAAGCAACAGAGGTAGATAGCGAGGCAGCAACGGAAGCTTCTTCCAGCGACGGTGATAATGTACAGCAAGCAACTGGACTTACTAATACTCAATAACTAACCTGGTTCTAATAGTTAATTACAAGCGTAAAATTTTACAAATAATGTTAGAAGAAAGACTAAGTATTTCTAGAAGAACAAATAACCAGTTCTATTTAATGATAGGAATAGGTTTGGTGCTACTGGTATTGGGAATATTTTTGACCATGAATGGGGGAGGTTCGCACCATGGTTCTCCAGAGCACGAAACGGCCACAGCCGGAGGGCATCATGCTATAGATTGGAAGAATAGATTATTTGCTAACCTTTGGTTAAACAATGTTTATTTTACTGGTATAGCAGTAATTGGTTTATTTTTTACTGCAGTACAATATGTATCTTATGCAGGATGGTCTGTTTTAATAAAACGGGTTTTAGAAGCATTTGGTTATTATTTACCCGTAGGAGCAATAGTTATGTTAGTCGTATTTTTGATAGGACAACACCAATTATTTCACTGGACGGACCATACTTTGTACGAAGAAGGTAATCCAAATTACGATCCTATTATTGCCGGGAAAGCTAGCTTCTTAAATATTCCATTCTATCTCATCCGGATGGTAGGTTATTTTGCTCTTTGGATTATATTTTTCATTTGGATGCGCAAGCAATCAGTAGCCGAAGATTTAGAAGGTGGGCTTGATTATTACAACAAAAGCATCCGTATTGGAGCCATGTTCCTGGTGGTATTTGGAGTAACCTCTTCTCTTTCAGCCTGGGATTGGGTATTATCGATCGATACCCATTGGTTCAGTACAATGTTTGGCTGGTATGTATTTGCTAGTTGGTTCGTATCTGGCTTGGCAGCTACTACATTAGCCGTTATTGTTTTAAAACAAAATGGTTATTTGCAAATGGTAAATGCTAACCATTTGCATGATTTAGGAAAATTTGTTTTTGCTTTTAGTATTTTCTGGACTTACGTTTGGTTTTCGCAATTTATGTTGATTTGGTACGCCAATATCCCAGAAGAATCAATCTACTTTATGGAAAGATTAGGGGGTTACAAAGACCATTATACCTGGATTTTCTTCGTTAACCTAATTGTAAATTTTGTTTTTCCTTTCTTGGTGCTAATGACCAGAGATGCTAAAAGGCAAATAATTATGCTTAAATTGGTGTGTATAGCATTGTTATTCGGACATTGGTTAGACTTTTATTTAATGATTATGCCAGGTACAATGCGGGGAGAAAGTGGATTCGGATTTATTGAGTTAGGGGCGGCTCTTCTTTTTCTGGGTATATTTTTAGTAACCTTTACCCGGGGATTATCTAAAGCGTCGCTGGTACCAATTAATCACCCATTCTTAGAAGAAAGTATTCACCATACTGTTTAAGTAGATACCATTAAAAACATTCTGTAATGATTACATTCGCTATAGTTTTATCAATAATTCTGATTGGAGTAATACTAGCTCTACTCTTTCGAATACAAATACTTTCCTCTATTTATAGCGGAAGTTTTCAAAAAAGAGCAAGTAAGAGTAATAAAATCAATGCAGTTCTTTTTTTGTTATTTTTAATAGTTGGTGGAGTTGCTTTTATCTGGTCTTTCCAGAATGCAGAAGCACGCATTCATATTCCGGTGGGCTCCGTTCACGGAGTATGGATTGATGATATGTTCTGGTTAACAATGGTAATTATAGGAATTGTGTTTGTAATAACTCAAATTCTACTTTTTTACTATTCTTATCGCTATCAGTACAAAGACGAAAAAAAAGCTTACTACTTCCCTCATAATAATAAGCTGGAAATTATTTGGACAATGATTCCTGCTGTAGTAATGGCGCTATTAGTATTTAAAGGTTGGAAAACCTGGACAAAAATTACAGATCCGGCTCCTAGAGAGGCAATGGTGGTAGAAATAGTGGGTAAACAATTTAACTGGATTGCTCGCTATCCGGGTAATGATAATGCTTTAGGTACTGTAAGAACAAACCTGATTGATGCAACTAATGAGTTGGGTATAGATTTTTCTGATCAAAGAAGTGCAGATGATATCTTACCTAGTGAGATTCATATCCCAAAAGGGCGCCCGGTGTTGTTTAAAATCCGGTCTCGGGATGTAATCCATAGTTTTTACCTGCCTCATTTCCGGGCACAAATGCATGCTGTACCAGGTATGCCTACCAAGTTTTGGTTTGTACCAACTAAAACAACTGCGGACATGGCCACGGAAACAGGTAACCCCGATTTTAAATACGAATTAGTTTGTAATCAAATTTGTGGGGCAAACCACTTTGCTATGCGGGCGGTGGTAATTGTGGATGAACCAGAAGAATATCAAAAATGGATGTCTGCGCAAAAAGCATTTGTGGCAGATAAACCAGAATTACTTAAAAATATAAAGACTCCTCAAGGAATCGTTTTAGATTCTAAAACAGAAGCCCCTGGTAAGGCTGCGCTATAATTATAAGCAAAGAACCAGATATATTATAGGCTTAGATGGTGTGTTTATTTACTAAATTAGACCTGATTAGCGCAAAAGTTTGTACACGAATAATAATTTAATATGGCAAGCACAGATATTTCTTTACACAATAATGTGCCAGTAGCACACGAGGAGCATGACCACGATCACGACCATCATGATCAGCCGTTTATCTTTAAATATATTTTTAGCCAGGATCATAAAGTAATTGCCAAACAATTTTTGATCTCTGGTATCATTTGGGCTTTTATCGGGGGAGCTTTATCTAGTTTGTTCCGTTTACAATTAGGCTGGCCAAATGAAACAATGCCATTTTTGGAGCCCATATTAGGAAAGTGGATAGAAGGCGGTAAGTTAAATCAGGAATTTTATCTTGCCTTGGTTACAATGCATGGTACCATAATGGTATTCTTTGTATTAACTGCCGGTCTAAGCGGAACCTTTAGTAATTTCTTAATACCGTTGCAGGTAGGTGCCCGAGATATGGCATCCGGATTTCTTAATATGTTATCCTACTGGTTTTTCTTTTTATCCAGTGTGGTAATGTTCGTATCCTTATTCTTGGAAACAGGACCTGCATCCGCCGGTTGGACTATTTATCCGCCTTTAAGTGCTTTGCCGCAGGCTATTCCTGGTTCTGGTACAGGTATGACAATGTGGTTAGTGGCCATGGTATTTTTTATTGTATCGCAGTTATTAGGTGGTATCAATTACATATCAACCATTATTAACCTTCGTACCCAAGGAATGTCCATGACAAAGTTGCCATTAACAATCTGGGCGTTTTTCTTAACAGCGGTATTAGGTGTATTATCTTTCC
Proteins encoded in this region:
- the nrfD gene encoding NrfD/PsrC family molybdoenzyme membrane anchor subunit, producing the protein MQHVSPIREPLVTGGKTYHDITEDISRQVEAKPNIRWALALAVSLFFLGIFIYSVYRTLWYGIGEWGLNKTVGWAWDITNFVWWVGIGHAGTLISAILLLFRQKWRNSINRAAEAMTIFAVICAAMFPVLHMGRPWLAYWVLPLPNTFGSLWVNFNSPLLWDVFAISTYFTVSLVFWYLGLVPDFATIRDRATGPIARRAYALLSLGWTGSAKHWSRYETVSLILAGVSTPLVLSVHTIVSMDFATAVIPGWHTTIFPPYFVAGAIFSGFAMVLTLMIITRDVFFLKDYITLEHIESMNKIIILTGSIVGIAYITEFFIAWYSGVEYEQYAFINRATGPYWWAYWSMMTCNVITPQLFWVRKIRRSIVATFIITIFVNIGMWFERFVIIVTSLHRDYLPSSWVMFYPTKIDVGIYVGTLGLFFTLFLLFAKYFPVINMFEVKTILKSSSGVPHTLEPEKSMHATTPVTHQNRHHD
- a CDS encoding DUF3341 domain-containing protein; this translates as MTNKKFILGVFEEEEVLLQAIENIRAAGTKIYEVFTPFPIHGIDDVLGIKRSRLPIAAFLYGCAGLAFALWMQIYMLGFDWPMIIGGKPHVALPAFIPVSFELTVFCTAHGMVLTFLIICGLYPRLKVPVFDVRSTDDKFVMAIEVKDGVTDVNKVNDLLRSNGAVEVNEKEVV
- a CDS encoding cytochrome c oxidase subunit II, with product MITFAIVLSIILIGVILALLFRIQILSSIYSGSFQKRASKSNKINAVLFLLFLIVGGVAFIWSFQNAEARIHIPVGSVHGVWIDDMFWLTMVIIGIVFVITQILLFYYSYRYQYKDEKKAYYFPHNNKLEIIWTMIPAVVMALLVFKGWKTWTKITDPAPREAMVVEIVGKQFNWIARYPGNDNALGTVRTNLIDATNELGIDFSDQRSADDILPSEIHIPKGRPVLFKIRSRDVIHSFYLPHFRAQMHAVPGMPTKFWFVPTKTTADMATETGNPDFKYELVCNQICGANHFAMRAVVIVDEPEEYQKWMSAQKAFVADKPELLKNIKTPQGIVLDSKTEAPGKAAL
- a CDS encoding quinol:cytochrome C oxidoreductase, which gives rise to MLEERLSISRRTNNQFYLMIGIGLVLLVLGIFLTMNGGGSHHGSPEHETATAGGHHAIDWKNRLFANLWLNNVYFTGIAVIGLFFTAVQYVSYAGWSVLIKRVLEAFGYYLPVGAIVMLVVFLIGQHQLFHWTDHTLYEEGNPNYDPIIAGKASFLNIPFYLIRMVGYFALWIIFFIWMRKQSVAEDLEGGLDYYNKSIRIGAMFLVVFGVTSSLSAWDWVLSIDTHWFSTMFGWYVFASWFVSGLAATTLAVIVLKQNGYLQMVNANHLHDLGKFVFAFSIFWTYVWFSQFMLIWYANIPEESIYFMERLGGYKDHYTWIFFVNLIVNFVFPFLVLMTRDAKRQIIMLKLVCIALLFGHWLDFYLMIMPGTMRGESGFGFIELGAALLFLGIFLVTFTRGLSKASLVPINHPFLEESIHHTV
- a CDS encoding c-type cytochrome; this translates as MKNKLKDGLKISLLTFTVVSVVACSKAPNDPGTQYAPQMYDDPSYEALRQADYNTVNPGRMNMRVPAKNTIPRGKLAYFNHIPKNDSLNQANGLKNPLVANEQVLEEGQVLYERFCQHCHGAEGEGNGKVGAVFKGVANLKSDALKVASMGHIYHVITNGKGRMMPHGSQLTPDERWKITLYVKNTLQGAGEQATEVDSEAATEASSSDGDNVQQATGLTNTQ